A window from Mycobacterium saskatchewanense encodes these proteins:
- the nadC gene encoding carboxylating nicotinate-nucleotide diphosphorylase, whose product MMLPDERNAAQDTIRRALEEDLRYGPDVTTLATVPAGAVATASMVPREPGVIAGVDIALLVLDEVLTADGYRVLHRVEDGARLQPGEPLLTVAAQTRGLLTAERTMLNLVCHLSGIATTTAAWVDAVHGTKAKVRDTRKTLPGLRALQKYAVRVGGGVNHRMGLGDAALIKDNHVVAAGSVVDALRAVRDAAPDLPCEVEVDSLEQLDEVLAEKPELVLLDNFPVWQTQMAVQRRDSRAPAVLLESSGGLSLDNAATYAATGVDYLAVGALTHSVRALDVGLDM is encoded by the coding sequence ATGATGCTGCCCGACGAACGCAACGCCGCTCAGGACACGATCCGGCGCGCTCTCGAAGAGGACCTGCGGTACGGGCCCGACGTCACCACGCTCGCGACGGTGCCCGCCGGCGCGGTGGCCACGGCATCGATGGTGCCCCGGGAGCCCGGCGTCATTGCCGGGGTGGACATCGCCCTGCTGGTGCTGGACGAGGTGCTCACCGCCGACGGATACCGGGTGCTGCATCGGGTCGAGGACGGTGCCCGGCTGCAGCCGGGGGAGCCGCTGTTGACGGTGGCCGCCCAGACCCGCGGCCTGCTGACCGCCGAGCGGACGATGCTCAATCTGGTCTGCCACCTGTCGGGCATCGCCACCACGACGGCGGCCTGGGTCGACGCCGTGCACGGCACCAAGGCCAAGGTCCGCGACACCCGCAAAACCCTGCCCGGGCTGCGTGCACTGCAGAAATACGCGGTGCGGGTGGGCGGGGGCGTCAACCACCGGATGGGCCTGGGGGACGCAGCGCTGATCAAGGACAACCATGTGGTGGCCGCCGGATCGGTGGTGGACGCGCTGCGGGCGGTGCGCGACGCGGCCCCGGATCTGCCCTGTGAGGTGGAGGTGGACTCCCTCGAGCAGCTCGACGAGGTGCTGGCCGAAAAGCCCGAACTGGTGCTGCTGGACAACTTCCCGGTGTGGCAGACGCAAATGGCCGTGCAGCGCCGGGATTCGCGCGCGCCGGCCGTCCTGCTCGAGTCCTCCGGCGGGCTCAGCCTGGACAACGCCGCCACCTACGCGGCGACCGGGGTGGACTACCTGGCCGTGGGCGCGCTGACGCACTCGGTGCGCGCCCTGGACGTCGGCCTGGACATGTAG
- a CDS encoding nitroreductase family deazaflavin-dependent oxidoreductase has protein sequence MSAKDHPNNAPGVPMVFPPWFERIQIKYINSAIKPIARFMPGTATIKHRGRASGTPYETVITPYRKGNVLAIALGHGKTNWVKNVLAAGEADVQFSRNRVVHITNPRVLSAGTEGPEAEKLPRLARMQLRRIGVFVGDIA, from the coding sequence ATGTCCGCGAAGGATCACCCCAACAACGCACCGGGCGTCCCGATGGTGTTCCCGCCTTGGTTCGAGCGCATTCAGATCAAATACATCAATTCGGCGATCAAGCCGATTGCCCGGTTCATGCCCGGCACCGCCACCATCAAGCACCGTGGTCGCGCGTCCGGCACGCCGTACGAGACCGTCATCACCCCGTACCGCAAGGGCAACGTCCTGGCCATCGCGCTGGGCCACGGGAAGACCAACTGGGTCAAGAACGTGCTGGCGGCCGGCGAGGCAGACGTGCAGTTCAGCCGCAATCGCGTGGTGCACATCACCAACCCGCGGGTGTTGTCGGCGGGCACCGAGGGGCCCGAGGCCGAGAAGCTGCCGCGGCTCGCACGCATGCAGCTGCGCCGGATAGGCGTCTTCGTCGGCGACATCGCCTGA